In Pleurocapsa sp. PCC 7319, the following are encoded in one genomic region:
- a CDS encoding serine/threonine-protein kinase translates to MVKIDAEIQGNGDTKNELSPSHNIIPHICNANKLLNGRYYLHNLIAKSTYSRVFLASDLVNRCQKYVVKQLCFNLCPIKEKQTRMLMFEQEAEVLKKLAGRHNQICQFYDYFKDSDGLYLVQEWVRGITLEQKLLKQQKLSESETKSILINLLPVLECIHSLGIIHCDIKPNNIILRKEDNLPVLIDFGITQEVGTCQSPKLIAGTPGYMSIEQAMGCTTYNNDLYSLGLTAIYLLTGHSPQTREFEINRSSFEQQAKTIFSYNLMAVIDRAITPDYGQRFSSAKDMRLALQSSKEKSRLTQIATNKLKYSLYALLYLTIGIQIVANVYLSWRYLTTKIDERPPINFLDLPQAKLPFLTTDDDVKPTIFKTPNEIPNNVEITNNALQAVIFIPGTSEINILQALGEPVWRKPGFWANSIAWNYKNVVLEGIDLGYIFDSQTKKLRQAEVAVPPSTKFATVRSIFNSLLNTKPLTDDIEQGLQAVYQRQKATYNFTVGNLRGIIQRNHKDRIYMAVWEADFH, encoded by the coding sequence CACAATATCATCCCACACATATGCAATGCCAATAAATTATTAAATGGACGCTATTATCTCCATAATTTAATAGCTAAAAGTACCTATAGTCGAGTTTTTTTAGCAAGTGACCTAGTCAATCGATGTCAAAAATATGTAGTTAAGCAATTATGTTTTAATCTTTGTCCGATTAAAGAAAAGCAGACTAGGATGCTAATGTTTGAGCAGGAAGCAGAAGTCTTAAAAAAACTTGCTGGTCGGCACAATCAAATTTGTCAATTTTATGATTATTTTAAGGACTCTGACGGTCTGTATTTAGTGCAAGAATGGGTTCGAGGCATCACGTTAGAACAAAAATTGCTTAAGCAACAGAAACTATCTGAGTCGGAAACCAAAAGCATTCTGATCAATTTATTACCTGTTCTAGAATGTATTCACAGCTTGGGAATCATTCACTGCGACATTAAGCCCAATAATATTATTTTACGAAAAGAAGATAATTTGCCTGTGCTAATTGATTTTGGTATTACCCAAGAAGTTGGCACTTGCCAATCGCCAAAACTCATAGCTGGTACACCTGGATATATGTCAATAGAACAAGCAATGGGTTGTACAACTTATAACAATGATCTCTATAGCTTGGGTTTAACAGCAATTTATTTACTGACAGGGCATTCACCTCAAACCAGAGAGTTTGAGATTAACAGAAGTAGTTTTGAACAGCAAGCAAAAACTATTTTTAGCTACAATCTGATGGCAGTAATCGACCGCGCGATCACTCCTGATTATGGTCAGCGGTTTAGCTCAGCTAAAGATATGCGATTGGCGTTGCAATCATCAAAGGAAAAGTCTCGTTTAACTCAAATAGCTACTAATAAACTTAAATACAGTCTATATGCATTATTATATTTAACCATTGGCATCCAGATTGTTGCTAATGTCTACCTGAGTTGGCGATATCTTACTACTAAAATAGATGAAAGACCCCCGATAAATTTTTTAGACTTGCCCCAGGCTAAGTTACCTTTTTTGACCACTGACGATGATGTCAAACCGACAATTTTCAAAACTCCGAATGAAATTCCAAATAATGTTGAAATTACTAACAATGCCCTTCAAGCGGTAATTTTTATTCCCGGAACTTCAGAAATCAATATTCTCCAGGCTTTGGGAGAACCTGTTTGGCGCAAACCAGGTTTTTGGGCAAATAGTATTGCCTGGAATTATAAAAATGTGGTTTTAGAAGGAATCGATCTAGGGTATATATTTGATAGTCAAACTAAAAAGCTACGTCAAGCAGAAGTAGCAGTTCCACCTTCGACTAAATTTGCTACAGTTCGCTCTATTTTCAATTCACTTTTAAACACAAAACCATTAACAGATGATATCGAACAAGGACTACAAGCCGTATATCAGCGTCAAAAAGCTACTTATAATTTTACAGTGGGAAATTTACGAGGGATTATTCAACGCAATCATAAAGACCGTATTTATATGGCGGTTTGGGAAGCAGATTTTCACTAA